A portion of the Granulosicoccus antarcticus IMCC3135 genome contains these proteins:
- the larA gene encoding nickel-dependent lactate racemase: protein MSKQAVELLYGRGTLALALPDNAEATVISKPPFPEAASAAEVFAQAMANPVDCASLEQLSKGCKSACILICDITRPVPNHVFLQPMIRTMMDNGIAADNITVLIATGLHRPNEGDELAELVGDPWVLDTVKVVNHFALNEDDHVNLGKTATRGTPVGIDRRFVDADLKIATGLVEPHFMAGYSGGRKVIAPGIAHHETIRTFHSARFMEDPAATQCNLEHNPLHEEQLEIVEMLGDVYALNTIIDEDRRLVYATFGEVIASHLKAVEFVRGFTEIAVGRKFHTVVTSSAGYPLDQTYYQTVKGMVTPLDILEPGGTLIIASECAEGIGSQHYREAQGRLVSMGPDAFLETLLAKQLADVDEWQTEMQLKPMRTGSVCLYTTGLSDEDHALTGVERINDLTAAIARSMAEHGDTAVAIIPEGPYVVPVVSTARA from the coding sequence ATGAGTAAACAAGCGGTCGAACTACTATATGGGCGTGGAACGCTGGCGCTCGCCTTGCCTGACAATGCCGAGGCCACTGTTATCAGTAAGCCACCTTTTCCAGAGGCAGCTTCTGCGGCAGAGGTGTTCGCTCAGGCCATGGCCAATCCCGTTGATTGTGCCTCACTTGAGCAGCTGAGCAAGGGCTGCAAAAGTGCCTGCATTCTCATTTGCGACATTACGCGGCCGGTGCCCAATCACGTCTTTTTGCAACCGATGATCAGAACGATGATGGATAACGGCATAGCGGCCGACAACATTACCGTGCTGATTGCAACGGGACTGCACCGTCCGAATGAAGGGGACGAGCTGGCTGAGCTGGTTGGTGATCCCTGGGTGCTGGATACCGTCAAGGTGGTCAATCATTTCGCTCTGAACGAAGATGATCATGTCAATCTGGGCAAGACAGCTACCCGTGGAACGCCGGTCGGTATCGACCGGCGTTTCGTGGATGCCGACCTTAAAATTGCCACGGGTCTGGTTGAACCTCACTTCATGGCCGGGTACTCCGGAGGTCGTAAAGTCATCGCTCCGGGAATTGCCCACCACGAAACCATACGTACTTTTCACAGTGCTCGCTTCATGGAGGATCCAGCAGCGACTCAGTGCAACCTTGAACATAATCCTCTGCATGAAGAGCAGCTGGAAATCGTTGAAATGCTGGGTGATGTCTACGCATTGAATACCATCATCGACGAGGATCGTCGACTGGTCTATGCAACCTTTGGCGAAGTCATTGCCAGCCATCTCAAGGCCGTAGAGTTTGTACGCGGTTTTACTGAGATTGCCGTAGGACGAAAGTTTCATACGGTAGTCACCTCTTCGGCCGGCTACCCGCTGGACCAGACCTACTACCAAACGGTCAAGGGCATGGTCACGCCTCTGGATATTCTGGAGCCAGGCGGTACTCTGATCATAGCTTCAGAGTGTGCCGAAGGAATCGGTTCACAGCATTACCGAGAAGCTCAGGGGCGTCTGGTCTCAATGGGCCCGGATGCCTTTCTGGAGACCTTGCTGGCCAAGCAGCTGGCGGATGTGGACGAATGGCAGACTGAGATGCAATTGAAGCCGATGCGTACCGGCTCTGTGTGTTTGTACACCACAGGTCTGTCGGATGAAGATCACGCGTTGACAGGCGTGGAAAGAATCAATGACCTGACAGCGGCAATCGCAAGAAGCATGGCTGAGCATGGGGATACGGCTGTTGCCATTATCCCGGAAGGTCCATACGTCGTTCCTGTCGTCAGTACGGCCCGGGCGTAA
- a CDS encoding MarR family winged helix-turn-helix transcriptional regulator, whose product MNPELTIPLPEVAETETSERVVQSTDVPASPPLLASEAVEEYLLDEQVGYLLRLANQRHLEIFNDNMPDLTPTQFAVLIRLEREDDISQNELGRRVGIDAATTNGVIDRLARKKLIQTRTDIKDKRRLRISLSSSGRSAVAAAIPIARETTRQTLCQLDTSETVQLIQLLKKMQKI is encoded by the coding sequence ATGAATCCAGAGTTGACAATACCACTACCCGAAGTCGCAGAGACTGAGACTTCTGAGCGAGTCGTCCAGAGCACAGATGTTCCTGCCAGCCCCCCTCTACTGGCAAGTGAAGCTGTGGAAGAATATCTACTTGATGAACAAGTCGGCTACCTCTTGCGCCTGGCAAACCAACGGCACCTGGAAATATTCAACGACAATATGCCAGACCTGACCCCTACTCAGTTTGCTGTTCTTATTCGACTTGAAAGAGAAGACGATATTTCGCAAAATGAATTAGGCCGTCGTGTCGGAATTGATGCTGCCACTACAAATGGGGTAATCGACAGACTTGCCAGAAAGAAGCTGATACAAACGCGTACGGACATCAAAGACAAACGTCGACTGCGCATCTCACTCAGCTCTTCAGGTCGTTCTGCCGTCGCTGCCGCAATACCCATTGCCAGGGAAACTACCCGTCAGACACTGTGCCAACTGGATACCAGTGAGACTGTCCAGTTGATACAGTTATTGAAAAAAATGCAGAAAATATAA
- the larB gene encoding nickel pincer cofactor biosynthesis protein LarB has product MSDDVRFDWQRKTRTGVPEVVLAQNKTVEQLVGIAQQCIERKHRVFMTRVSPDKAAAMAGLIPQHIQFHAESGTVYIGEIPIGVDLIDVGDPNSEPDTDAVSVVPRTRIAIVAAGTSDVPVVAEIEQTLLYLGERSTRYVDVGVAGLWRLCDLADELSSYPLLIAVAGMEGALFSVLAGLVPSPVIAVPVSVGYGVGEGGHVALNSALSSCVPGIAVVNIDNGFGAAALAVKMLGSAR; this is encoded by the coding sequence ATGAGCGATGATGTGCGGTTTGACTGGCAACGAAAAACCAGGACCGGTGTGCCGGAGGTGGTACTTGCTCAGAACAAGACAGTTGAACAGCTTGTAGGGATCGCGCAGCAATGTATCGAGCGCAAGCATCGCGTCTTCATGACCCGCGTGAGTCCAGACAAAGCGGCTGCAATGGCCGGCTTGATTCCGCAACACATACAGTTTCATGCAGAATCCGGCACTGTGTACATTGGTGAAATACCGATAGGTGTTGATTTGATCGACGTTGGTGATCCGAACAGTGAGCCAGATACGGATGCAGTGTCAGTAGTGCCACGAACTCGTATTGCCATCGTTGCTGCCGGCACCTCCGACGTCCCGGTGGTGGCTGAAATCGAGCAGACCTTGCTGTACCTGGGGGAGCGTTCTACGCGCTATGTAGATGTTGGGGTTGCAGGTTTGTGGCGCTTGTGTGATCTGGCTGACGAGTTGTCTTCGTATCCGCTACTGATCGCGGTTGCGGGGATGGAAGGTGCACTTTTCAGTGTACTGGCAGGCTTGGTTCCTTCGCCTGTCATCGCTGTTCCGGTGTCGGTCGGTTATGGTGTTGGTGAAGGTGGGCATGTTGCCCTCAACTCTGCATTGAGCAGCTGCGTGCCGGGTATTGCTGTTGTCAATATCGACAATGGTTTTGGTGCTGCTGCCCTGGCGGTCAAGATGCTGGGCAGTGCCAGATGA
- a CDS encoding LarC family nickel insertion protein, which translates to MSAYAEDARSGHIHMEPVGGVAGDMFVAAMMDLFPEHADACWQDLVDCGVMQHVSVTLESGLSNGLAVKRLQVKLQQKPAKRTGNFKDLRAWLEASALQASVKLRAQAILHLLAEAEAFVHGVDIERVHFHEVADWDSIVDVVAAASMIERSGVASWSCAPLPLGSGLVQTEHGKLPIPAPATAWLLRELPVWDDGEPGERVTPTGAAIVRHVLSTANDQQPLQSQARPPIGTLVSIGCGAGQRDLQQRPNVVRCLLISTEKANAPSLSVQDLPLAELGAGQLIDEIMQLSFDIDDMTPEELSVSLEYLRQESGVLDASFQLGMGKKGRAMFAVTILCRIADEPAVSDRCLEETTTLGMRVQKLQRRTLQRQHHTVSGTQNKAGIKTARRPDGVVTAKVESDDLVPTRGLQARRRLAQELRAPFES; encoded by the coding sequence ATGAGTGCATATGCCGAAGATGCTCGATCCGGGCATATACATATGGAACCCGTTGGTGGCGTGGCCGGAGACATGTTCGTGGCCGCCATGATGGACCTGTTTCCCGAGCATGCCGATGCTTGCTGGCAGGACCTTGTCGATTGTGGCGTAATGCAACACGTCAGTGTCACTCTGGAGTCCGGTTTGAGTAACGGGCTGGCGGTCAAACGCTTGCAGGTCAAGCTGCAGCAGAAACCGGCCAAACGCACTGGCAATTTCAAGGATTTGCGAGCCTGGCTGGAGGCGAGTGCTTTGCAAGCATCGGTTAAATTGCGTGCCCAGGCCATCTTGCATCTGCTTGCCGAAGCCGAGGCATTTGTGCATGGTGTCGATATAGAACGAGTGCACTTCCATGAAGTGGCGGACTGGGATTCAATTGTCGATGTAGTGGCTGCGGCCAGCATGATTGAGCGATCAGGTGTTGCCAGCTGGAGCTGTGCGCCTCTGCCGCTGGGTTCAGGACTGGTGCAAACAGAACATGGGAAGCTCCCTATACCTGCGCCAGCAACGGCCTGGTTGCTGAGAGAGCTACCGGTCTGGGATGATGGCGAGCCAGGAGAGCGAGTGACGCCAACCGGCGCTGCCATTGTTCGTCACGTGTTGAGTACCGCTAATGATCAACAGCCATTGCAGTCGCAAGCCAGGCCTCCAATTGGTACGCTGGTATCGATAGGTTGTGGGGCAGGACAAAGGGATCTGCAACAACGGCCGAACGTGGTGCGTTGCCTGCTCATCAGTACCGAAAAAGCAAATGCACCATCGTTGTCTGTTCAGGATTTGCCGCTTGCCGAGCTTGGTGCCGGACAGCTTATCGATGAAATAATGCAGCTGTCCTTCGATATTGATGACATGACACCCGAAGAATTGTCAGTCTCTCTGGAGTATCTGCGCCAGGAATCGGGTGTTCTGGATGCCAGCTTTCAATTGGGAATGGGCAAAAAGGGACGGGCAATGTTTGCCGTTACCATCTTGTGCCGGATTGCCGATGAACCTGCGGTCAGCGATCGCTGTCTGGAGGAAACCACAACACTGGGTATGCGTGTCCAGAAATTACAGCGACGCACCTTGCAGCGGCAACATCACACAGTTTCAGGAACACAGAACAAGGCTGGAATCAAGACAGCGAGGCGACCAGACGGTGTCGTAACAGCCAAGGTTGAGAGTGATGATCTTGTGCCTACCCGTGGACTTCAGGCGCGGCGACGACTCGCGCAAGAGCTTCGGGCGCCGTTCGAATCGTGA
- a CDS encoding DMT family transporter yields MPQQSIIAGIAAWLFVLIWATGFVVARGISGLIDPYLFLLARFISVLLIFALAMLILRTPLPTWQDRWRLIGIGALMQGFYLGPGFWAVSQGLEAGIMSLIGALQPPLTAVLAWYFLNEKISRRTITGLLIGVTGVALAISPGLSNTMPSSSISIWVIAASLLSVSAITAGSLLQKSSIVSVPLLSAITFQTLGAAMVMLIMNSMLGHWQFPLTAPALGYLGYAVLVLSIGGFTLLTWLIRSGSATRASSLLLLVPPLAAIISWWLYDEALVSMQIVGFAMALLGVLIARSSPASRKS; encoded by the coding sequence GTGCCGCAACAATCCATCATTGCAGGCATTGCTGCCTGGTTGTTCGTCCTTATCTGGGCCACCGGGTTCGTGGTTGCGCGTGGCATCAGCGGTCTGATCGACCCCTATCTGTTTCTGCTGGCACGCTTTATCAGCGTTTTGCTGATATTCGCCCTGGCCATGCTGATCTTGCGCACACCCCTGCCCACCTGGCAGGATCGCTGGCGATTGATCGGCATAGGAGCCCTGATGCAAGGGTTTTATCTCGGTCCGGGTTTCTGGGCCGTCTCTCAGGGTCTGGAAGCGGGCATCATGTCCCTGATCGGAGCTCTACAACCTCCACTGACCGCGGTACTTGCCTGGTACTTTCTCAACGAGAAGATCAGCCGACGTACCATTACCGGCTTGCTGATCGGAGTCACCGGGGTTGCACTGGCGATATCACCGGGTCTGAGCAATACCATGCCGTCCTCCTCTATCAGTATCTGGGTGATCGCTGCGTCATTGCTTAGTGTGAGCGCCATAACCGCGGGATCTCTGCTGCAAAAATCCTCGATCGTATCCGTACCACTACTTAGCGCCATCACGTTCCAGACACTAGGTGCCGCCATGGTCATGCTCATCATGAACAGCATGCTGGGTCATTGGCAATTCCCACTGACGGCCCCTGCCCTGGGCTACCTGGGCTATGCCGTACTTGTGCTGTCAATCGGTGGGTTCACACTGCTGACCTGGTTGATCAGAAGTGGTAGTGCAACTCGGGCCAGCAGCCTGCTATTACTGGTTCCTCCACTCGCTGCAATCATTTCATGGTGGCTGTACGATGAAGCGCTGGTTAGCATGCAGATAGTCGGATTTGCCATGGCCCTGCTAGGCGTGCTGATAGCGCGTTCCAGTCCTGCGTCTCGAAAATCCTGA
- a CDS encoding amidohydrolase family protein → MTDTQHKLVIRHIGRILSGKLEAPLLDGDCVIAIDGRISEIGYERDMDTEQATIVVDAADTWLAPGLIDSHVHPVIGDYTPRQQQINWIDSCLHGGVTTMISAGEVHLPGRPKDIVGLKAMAIASQRWYENFRPSGVKMHAGAPILEEGMEEHDFKELSEAGVKLLGEVGLGSVKAGETAAQMVKWARKYGMQSTIHTGGPSIPGSGLIDKDIVLEADADIIGHINGGHTALPDDQIICLCEGCRRGIEIVHNGNERAGLLAMRTAFEIEQSERVILGTDSPAGSGVQPLGILRMIAMLSSLGNVPAEIAFCFATGNTARMRELDTGIIEIGMAADFIILDQAQHSPGADMLESIHQGNLPGIGMTIIDGKVTSTRSRNTPPAARLPSIVS, encoded by the coding sequence ATGACTGACACTCAGCACAAACTGGTCATCCGTCATATCGGACGCATCCTCTCTGGCAAGCTTGAGGCTCCGCTACTGGACGGAGATTGCGTGATCGCCATTGATGGCAGAATCAGTGAAATCGGTTATGAACGTGACATGGACACCGAGCAGGCGACTATCGTCGTGGATGCTGCCGATACATGGTTAGCCCCTGGACTGATAGACAGCCACGTACATCCGGTTATCGGCGACTACACACCACGCCAGCAACAGATCAACTGGATTGACTCCTGTCTGCACGGGGGCGTCACTACCATGATTTCCGCAGGCGAGGTTCACCTGCCAGGCAGGCCAAAAGATATTGTCGGCCTGAAAGCCATGGCTATTGCCTCGCAACGCTGGTATGAGAACTTTCGCCCATCGGGTGTAAAGATGCACGCAGGAGCTCCCATACTGGAAGAAGGTATGGAAGAACACGACTTCAAGGAACTGTCTGAAGCCGGGGTCAAATTGCTTGGCGAAGTCGGGCTGGGCTCGGTAAAGGCCGGAGAAACAGCTGCCCAGATGGTCAAATGGGCCAGAAAGTACGGTATGCAATCCACCATTCATACCGGCGGGCCTTCCATACCTGGCTCTGGCCTGATCGACAAGGATATCGTGCTCGAAGCCGATGCCGACATCATCGGTCATATCAACGGTGGCCATACAGCCCTACCGGACGATCAGATAATCTGTCTGTGTGAGGGCTGCCGTCGTGGTATAGAAATCGTCCACAATGGCAATGAACGAGCTGGACTGCTCGCCATGCGCACCGCCTTTGAAATCGAGCAATCCGAACGCGTCATACTCGGCACAGATTCTCCCGCCGGATCCGGTGTCCAACCGCTGGGCATTTTGCGAATGATTGCCATGCTCTCCAGCCTGGGCAATGTACCGGCGGAAATTGCTTTCTGCTTTGCTACCGGCAATACAGCCCGAATGCGGGAACTCGACACCGGCATCATCGAAATCGGCATGGCGGCGGATTTCATCATTCTGGATCAAGCTCAGCACTCACCGGGTGCCGATATGCTCGAAAGCATCCATCAGGGAAATCTGCCTGGCATCGGTATGACCATCATTGATGGCAAAGTCACCTCTACCCGCAGCCGGAACACCCCACCCGCTGCTCGACTACCATCCATCGTGAGCTGA
- a CDS encoding amino acid synthesis family protein: MSTVRIRKLVTFLDETHSEMGKAINPPTRRAAAVAVIENPFASRYVEDLEALMVIGEELGELLGKRCVELLGIEPAQAQSYGKAAMVGEHGELEHAAAILHPRLGKPLRAAVEKGAALVASSKKMGSMGQVLDVPLGHKEAAYVRSHFDGMEVRINDAPRADEIMVAVAVTDLGRPLPRVGGLRHEEAEGKDGLR, encoded by the coding sequence ATGAGTACAGTACGAATCCGCAAACTGGTCACTTTTCTGGATGAAACCCATAGTGAAATGGGTAAAGCCATCAATCCGCCAACACGTCGTGCAGCGGCGGTAGCTGTTATAGAAAATCCGTTTGCATCGCGTTATGTCGAAGACCTTGAAGCGTTGATGGTCATCGGTGAAGAGTTGGGTGAATTACTGGGTAAGCGCTGTGTCGAATTGCTTGGCATTGAGCCTGCCCAGGCTCAGAGTTATGGCAAGGCTGCCATGGTTGGAGAGCATGGAGAATTGGAGCACGCTGCGGCCATACTGCATCCGCGGCTGGGCAAACCATTACGAGCTGCTGTAGAAAAAGGTGCGGCTCTGGTTGCCTCAAGCAAGAAAATGGGTTCCATGGGCCAAGTGCTGGATGTGCCGCTTGGACACAAGGAAGCGGCTTATGTGCGATCACATTTTGATGGGATGGAAGTGCGAATCAACGATGCCCCCAGAGCTGATGAAATCATGGTGGCGGTGGCAGTGACAGATTTAGGCAGACCGCTGCCAAGGGTGGGCGGCTTGAGGCATGAAGAGGCTGAAGGCAAGGACGGCTTGCGCTGA
- a CDS encoding UPF0280 family protein — protein MVHSTGPQAWLLPAGLRSHDISLKGPARVNSGTPRLHLQHGPIDVIIEAVGRADEVEKSYQQAGQAFSSVLDVLVAQLALLRQTISDEYETDRFSGDIARRMFRAAEPFRDYWVTPMIAVAGAVADHLLAAMRTGRELDRIQVNNGGDIALYLSPDSTCRIGICTSTSSTQHADVISLHADSGIGGVATSGWQGRSYSLGIADAVTVLADDAASADAAATLIANAIDLPDSSKVRRVAANCLSPDSDLGERLVTIAVERLCAAEKQSALQTGCTCARQLLERGLIAGAYLNLQGSSRVVGATFDDINLTLASTGI, from the coding sequence ATGGTGCATTCAACCGGGCCGCAAGCCTGGTTGCTGCCAGCAGGCTTGCGATCACACGATATTTCGTTGAAAGGTCCGGCCAGAGTCAACTCTGGCACCCCCCGTCTGCATTTGCAACATGGGCCTATCGATGTGATTATTGAGGCCGTTGGCAGAGCGGACGAAGTCGAAAAATCTTATCAACAAGCGGGTCAGGCTTTTTCTTCGGTACTGGATGTGCTTGTTGCACAATTGGCTCTGCTCAGGCAGACAATATCCGATGAGTATGAAACAGATCGATTCAGCGGTGATATTGCCAGGCGAATGTTCCGTGCCGCCGAACCGTTTCGTGACTATTGGGTAACGCCCATGATAGCCGTGGCGGGTGCCGTTGCTGATCACCTGCTTGCAGCAATGAGGACAGGTCGTGAGCTTGATCGGATACAAGTTAACAATGGCGGTGACATCGCTCTGTACTTGTCACCGGATTCTACTTGTCGCATTGGTATTTGCACATCGACAAGTTCAACGCAACATGCAGATGTCATCAGCCTGCATGCAGACTCTGGCATTGGCGGTGTTGCGACCAGCGGCTGGCAAGGGCGTAGTTATTCACTTGGCATTGCAGATGCTGTCACCGTGCTGGCTGACGACGCTGCCAGTGCCGATGCGGCGGCAACCTTGATAGCCAACGCCATTGACCTTCCTGATTCGAGCAAAGTTCGCCGGGTTGCCGCAAACTGTCTATCGCCCGATTCTGATCTGGGAGAACGTCTGGTAACCATCGCTGTCGAGCGCTTGTGTGCCGCAGAAAAGCAGAGCGCGTTGCAGACTGGCTGTACCTGCGCTCGACAGTTGCTGGAACGGGGTCTGATAGCCGGTGCCTACCTGAATTTGCAGGGAAGCTCTCGGGTAGTTGGCGCAACGTTTGATGACATCAATCTGACACTAGCGAGTACAGGAATATGA
- a CDS encoding ABC transporter substrate-binding protein has translation MMKKVNRRVAVATLASLAVTAILGTSGTAMAADAIKIGEINHYKRMAAFAEPYKNGIELALSEINESGGVIDRPLEFIYRDDQGKPGEAIKIAEELVNREGVAMITGSILSNVGLALSSFAAEKKVLYLAAEPLADGLVWENGNDYTFRLRTSTFMQASMLAEEAAKTDAIKYATIAPNYAYGKDAVAAFKKALLALKPEVEFVTEQWPALFKIDAGAEAQAIERAKPDAIYNVTFGSDVAKFVREGTTRGLFDGRQVYGLLTGEPEYLEPMGDEAPEGWVVTGYPWYDFEEGRNKDFVDAYQEEYGESPKLGSLVGYLTVQSIAAAIDRAGSTDTEALREAFLGLEVDTPVGKIVYREQDHQSTMGAFIGKTTVRDGEGVMVEWSYKDGANYLPSDEEVAKLRPASQ, from the coding sequence ATGATGAAAAAAGTGAACAGGCGAGTAGCTGTGGCAACTTTGGCGAGTCTCGCCGTTACTGCAATACTGGGTACCAGTGGTACAGCGATGGCGGCTGATGCCATAAAGATTGGCGAGATCAACCATTACAAGCGTATGGCGGCCTTTGCAGAGCCTTACAAAAATGGAATCGAACTGGCCTTGTCAGAAATCAATGAGTCTGGTGGCGTCATCGATCGACCTCTGGAATTTATTTATCGGGATGATCAGGGTAAGCCGGGGGAGGCCATCAAGATCGCCGAAGAGCTGGTGAATCGTGAAGGCGTGGCGATGATCACAGGTTCGATTCTGAGTAATGTCGGGCTGGCACTGTCCTCATTTGCCGCAGAGAAGAAGGTGCTCTATCTGGCTGCAGAGCCATTGGCTGACGGTCTGGTCTGGGAGAACGGTAATGACTACACGTTCAGGTTGCGAACTTCAACCTTCATGCAGGCATCCATGCTGGCGGAAGAAGCAGCCAAGACAGACGCCATCAAATACGCAACCATTGCACCGAACTACGCTTATGGCAAAGATGCCGTTGCCGCCTTCAAGAAGGCCCTGCTGGCTCTGAAACCAGAAGTGGAGTTCGTGACCGAGCAATGGCCAGCGTTGTTCAAGATTGATGCAGGTGCCGAGGCTCAGGCAATTGAACGTGCCAAACCCGATGCGATCTATAACGTCACCTTCGGTAGTGATGTTGCCAAGTTTGTACGCGAAGGTACGACGCGTGGACTTTTTGATGGCCGTCAGGTCTATGGATTGTTGACCGGCGAGCCTGAGTATCTGGAGCCTATGGGTGATGAGGCGCCGGAGGGTTGGGTCGTGACCGGTTACCCCTGGTATGACTTTGAAGAGGGTCGTAACAAAGACTTCGTTGATGCGTATCAGGAAGAATACGGTGAGAGCCCCAAGCTGGGTTCACTGGTCGGATATCTGACTGTCCAGTCCATAGCTGCCGCCATTGATCGGGCAGGGTCTACCGACACTGAAGCATTGCGCGAGGCATTTCTGGGTCTGGAAGTGGATACACCGGTCGGCAAGATTGTCTACCGTGAGCAGGATCATCAATCCACCATGGGTGCCTTTATCGGAAAAACCACTGTACGTGATGGTGAGGGAGTCATGGTGGAGTGGAGCTATAAGGATGGCGCCAACTACCTGCCGTCTGATGAAGAGGTCGCCAAGCTGCGACCGGCTAGTCAGTAA
- a CDS encoding amino acid synthesis family protein, giving the protein MPDVVIRKFGLSVEEVFHEGGEPSPTPLVRAAAMAVIQNPFAGRYEPDIEGFMDDLKPLGIQLAERLVATLGGVENVQGYGKGAIVGGAGELEHGALWHVPGGYAMREVLGNAMAIVPSTKKVGAPGTRLDVPVTHINASYVRSHFDAMEVGMNDSPRANELLLVLVMTSGPRIHARVGGLKADAILGKDGLR; this is encoded by the coding sequence ATGCCAGACGTCGTCATTCGCAAGTTCGGTTTGAGCGTGGAAGAGGTATTTCACGAAGGTGGTGAGCCCTCGCCAACGCCACTGGTGCGCGCTGCTGCCATGGCCGTTATCCAGAATCCCTTTGCAGGTCGCTATGAGCCTGATATAGAAGGTTTTATGGATGATCTGAAGCCACTTGGAATACAGTTGGCAGAACGCCTTGTTGCAACGCTTGGCGGTGTTGAAAATGTGCAGGGTTACGGCAAAGGCGCTATTGTCGGCGGAGCTGGAGAGCTGGAACATGGGGCCTTGTGGCATGTGCCGGGTGGCTACGCCATGCGTGAAGTTCTGGGTAATGCCATGGCTATTGTGCCTTCAACCAAGAAGGTAGGAGCTCCGGGAACCCGTCTGGACGTGCCTGTCACGCATATCAATGCCTCTTACGTCAGAAGCCATTTTGATGCCATGGAAGTGGGCATGAATGACTCCCCCCGTGCCAATGAATTGCTATTGGTTCTGGTCATGACATCGGGTCCTCGTATCCACGCTCGAGTCGGTGGTTTGAAGGCCGATGCGATCCTGGGAAAGGATGGTTTGCGCTAA